The Streptomyces kanamyceticus genome window below encodes:
- a CDS encoding TetR/AcrR family transcriptional regulator: protein MPGQHPARSRRSAERKGDLRERAILDTCEALLAHKGYNAMTVGDIAQGAGITRGALYFYFGSKQEVVVALVARTVEHLWERSRTTAQTDEPRQAIAEAMQRTVELWNEHGLVMRTAIDLSLTVPEIGELWSHTADLFITAITAVLERAGIQSGTEPEQASAMARALCWMIERTFYHASQESRETLQGASATCEHIWLTSAGLTT from the coding sequence ATGCCCGGCCAGCACCCCGCGCGGAGCCGACGCAGCGCCGAACGCAAGGGCGATCTGCGGGAGCGGGCCATCCTGGACACCTGCGAAGCCCTGCTCGCGCACAAGGGCTACAACGCCATGACCGTCGGCGACATCGCCCAGGGCGCCGGCATCACACGCGGCGCCCTGTACTTCTACTTCGGCTCCAAGCAAGAAGTGGTGGTGGCACTCGTGGCGCGTACCGTCGAGCATCTGTGGGAACGGTCCCGGACCACCGCGCAGACCGACGAGCCCCGCCAGGCCATCGCAGAAGCCATGCAGCGCACGGTAGAGCTGTGGAACGAGCACGGCCTGGTCATGCGCACGGCGATCGACCTGTCGTTGACCGTGCCGGAGATCGGCGAGTTGTGGAGCCATACGGCGGACTTGTTCATCACGGCCATCACCGCCGTCCTGGAACGGGCCGGCATCCAGTCCGGCACCGAACCGGAACAAGCCTCAGCGATGGCACGCGCCCTGTGCTGGATGATCGAGCGGACCTTCTACCACGCCTCACAGGAGTCCCGAGAGACGCTGCAAGGGGCATCCGCGACCTGCGAACACATCTGGCTGACCAGCGCCGGTCTGACCACTTGA
- a CDS encoding NAD-dependent formate dehydrogenase yields the protein MAKVLCVLYDDPTGGYPTVYARDDLPRIDRYPDGQSAPTPLGADFTPGHLLGSVSGELGLRAFLESRGHTLVVTSDKDGEGSVFDRELPDADIVISQPFWPAYLTAERLAAAKNLKLAVTAGIGSDHVDLDAAIEHGVAVAEVTYSNSISVAEHVVMSILALVRNYLPSHRIANEGGWNIADCVERSYDVEGMHVGTVAAGRIGLAVLRRLAPFDVKLHYTDRHRLPADVEAELGLVFHESTAQMVPHCDVVTINAPLHPETQGLFNSDLLATMKRGAYLINTARARIVDQDAVRQALESGQLAGYAGDVWYPQPAPADHPWRTMPHHGMTPHISGSSLSAQARYAAGTREILEAWFDGKPIREEYLIVSAGALAGTGAHSYAVNDTPAKS from the coding sequence ATGGCGAAGGTTCTGTGCGTGCTGTACGACGACCCCACCGGCGGCTACCCCACCGTCTACGCCCGCGACGATCTGCCCCGCATCGACCGCTACCCCGACGGCCAGTCGGCGCCCACGCCCCTGGGCGCCGACTTCACCCCTGGCCATCTGCTCGGCAGCGTCTCGGGCGAACTGGGCCTGCGCGCCTTCCTGGAGAGCCGCGGCCACACCCTGGTCGTCACCTCCGACAAGGACGGCGAGGGCTCGGTCTTCGACCGCGAACTGCCCGACGCGGACATCGTCATCTCCCAGCCGTTCTGGCCCGCCTACCTCACCGCCGAACGGCTCGCCGCCGCCAAGAACCTCAAGCTCGCCGTCACCGCGGGCATCGGCTCCGACCACGTGGACCTGGACGCCGCCATCGAGCACGGCGTGGCCGTCGCCGAAGTCACCTACTCCAACAGCATCAGCGTCGCCGAACACGTCGTCATGTCGATCCTGGCACTCGTGCGCAACTACCTTCCCTCGCACCGGATCGCCAACGAGGGCGGCTGGAACATCGCCGACTGCGTGGAGCGTTCGTACGACGTGGAGGGCATGCACGTCGGAACGGTCGCCGCCGGCCGCATCGGCCTCGCCGTGCTGCGCCGCCTGGCGCCCTTCGACGTCAAGCTCCACTACACCGACCGCCACCGCCTGCCCGCCGACGTAGAAGCCGAACTGGGCCTGGTCTTCCACGAGTCGACCGCGCAGATGGTGCCGCACTGCGACGTGGTCACCATCAACGCACCCCTGCACCCCGAAACCCAGGGCCTGTTCAACAGCGACCTGCTGGCCACCATGAAACGCGGCGCCTACCTCATCAACACGGCGCGCGCCCGCATCGTCGACCAGGACGCCGTACGACAGGCCCTGGAAAGCGGCCAGTTGGCCGGATACGCGGGCGACGTCTGGTACCCCCAGCCCGCCCCCGCCGACCACCCCTGGCGCACCATGCCGCACCACGGCATGACCCCACACATCTCCGGCTCGTCCCTGTCTGCGCAGGCCCGCTACGCCGCAGGAACACGGGAGATCCTCGAGGCGTGGTTCGACGGCAAACCCATCCGCGAGGAGTACCTCATCGTCTCCGCCGGCGCCCTCGCCGGAACCGGCGCCCACTCCTACGCCGTGAACGACACTCCGGCAAAGAGCTGA
- a CDS encoding GOLPH3/VPS74 family protein: protein MTTAQDLFIVAMDLKHSVGQGDLSLALAGAELIDLIGAGAVVVDGDRIVPGGQPTLDDRFMGEAAAGLTRQAPYERIEDWLWRRGRDLSAAYQAALEENDELRPQRSGRLGFGSQRVELVDTPARRRAADRWKEKEPVLASLASVVGIDDERSDDEPGLDDEAVTTVLAAVHDAVMELEAVRQRRTIENSAFANLWRGP from the coding sequence ATGACCACGGCGCAAGACTTGTTCATCGTTGCCATGGACCTGAAGCATTCCGTGGGACAGGGCGACCTGTCCCTCGCACTCGCGGGAGCCGAGCTGATCGATCTCATCGGTGCCGGGGCGGTGGTCGTGGACGGCGACCGCATCGTGCCGGGTGGACAGCCGACGCTGGACGATCGGTTCATGGGCGAGGCCGCGGCAGGGCTCACTCGGCAGGCACCGTACGAGCGGATCGAGGACTGGCTGTGGCGCCGGGGCCGAGACCTCTCGGCCGCGTACCAGGCCGCCCTGGAGGAGAACGATGAGCTGAGGCCGCAGCGCAGCGGCCGGTTGGGCTTCGGCTCGCAGCGCGTGGAACTGGTCGATACGCCCGCGCGCCGCCGTGCAGCCGACCGCTGGAAAGAGAAGGAACCCGTCCTGGCCTCCCTCGCCTCGGTCGTGGGCATCGACGACGAACGATCCGACGATGAGCCCGGCCTCGATGACGAGGCGGTGACGACCGTGCTGGCCGCCGTCCACGACGCGGTGATGGAGCTGGAGGCCGTACGCCAGAGGCGGACCATCGAGAACTCCGCCTTCGCCAACCTCTGGCGCGGACCGTGA